In Polyodon spathula isolate WHYD16114869_AA chromosome 27, ASM1765450v1, whole genome shotgun sequence, one DNA window encodes the following:
- the LOC121301458 gene encoding SWI/SNF-related matrix-associated actin-dependent regulator of chromatin subfamily E member 1-related-like, whose translation MSQNTKNQNVGPAAQPARSQALNGGVKLEQREGPPRGPQPAERSAGSADEPVKKRGWPKGKKRKKVLPNGPKAPVTGYVRFLNERREQIRSQHPELPFPEITKRLGAEWSRLDVSDKQRFLDEAEKEKQQYMRELKEYQQSEAFRLSSDQIQDKKIKKEEPPSVIINAAGTGLGIKSGDLSDRFSKFDVPIFTEEFLDQNKARESELRRLRKANVEFEEQNSVLQKHIEDMHSAKERLEAELAQDERETQVLQKHLGAIRQALSSSLSGDCQYNKTTQESLQSL comes from the exons ATGTCACAGAACACTAAGAATCAGAATGTGGGCCCCGC GGCCCAGCCTGCGCGGAGCCAGGCTCTGAACGGGGGAGTGAAGCTGGAGCAGAGAGAGGGGCCTCCTCGAGGACCACAGCCTGCAGAGCGATCCGCAGGGAGTGCAGACGAG CCAGTGAAGAAGCGCGGCTGGCCGAAggggaagaagaggaagaaggtTTTGCCGAACGGGCCGAAGGCTCCGGTGACGGGGTACGTGCGCTTCCTGAACGAGAGGCGGGAGCAGATCCGCAGCCAGCACCCCGAGCTGCCCTTCCCAGAGATCACCAAGAGACTGGGGGCCGAGTGGAGCCGGCTGGACGTGTCCGACAAGCAg CGCTTCCTGGATGAGGCTGAGAAGGAGAAGCAGCAGTACATGAGGGAGCTGAAGGAGTACCAGCAGAGCGAGGCCTTCCGTCTGAGCAGCGACCAGATCCAGGACAAGAAGATCAAGAAAG AGGAGCCGCCCTCTGTGATCATCAACGCTGCTGGAACCGGGCTGGGGATCAAG AGTGGTGACCTGTCGGACCGCTTCTCAAAGTTCGATGTTCCCATCTTCACTGAGGAGTTCCTGGACCAGAACAAAG CTCGCGAGTCGGAGCTCCGCAGGCTGCGCAAGGCGAACGTGGAGTTCGAGGAGCAGAACTCTGTGCTGCAGAAGCACATCGAGGACATGCACAGCGCCAAAGAGAGGCTGGAGGCGGAGCTGGCACAGGACGAGCGGGAGACACAGGTCCTGCAGAAACACCTGGGGGCCATTCGACAGGCCCTGAGCAGCAGCCTCTCAGGGGACTGCCAG TATAATAAAACCACACAAGAGTCTTTGCAAAGTCTTTAG